Part of the Tolypothrix sp. PCC 7910 genome, GAGTTTCCCTTCGCTTTCTATGAATATTGAGAAATGTTAATAATTCTGATAACTTTTGCAAAATTTATTTGATTTATTAGTGTTATTTATCAGACTATGAGAAAAAGGGTATCACCGTGCGATTCGCAATCTATAACAATCCGTGCTAGATACTGAAACCTACCCCACTGAAGTCTAAAGTCATGGTTCTTCCTATGGAAGCTTTATTTTGTTTGTCACCACGCTATCGTCTTGATGATGAATTACCTTGGCTCGAAGGAATTGACCCAAGTCGTCACTATTGGGTTGCAGTGAATGGCAACATTAATCTCACCGTAGCTATTCCAGGGTTAACGGTGTCTAGCAAAAGTGAACTAAAGGAAGTTATTGGGCAATTCCGTTGTCTACAGCCTGGGGAGCAGATGACTTTGACCAGAATTGCCAGTGATTGTCAGATTCACTGCATTAGCCCTAATTGTTACGCAGTGGAAGATAAAATCAATGGCGCGCCTGTATGGCATTTATTTGATTTAGAAACTTTAGATAGCTTGTTGATGACAGCACACCCCGATTGGCAATGTGCGCCATCAGATGTTGAATTAGGTAGAAAATTGTTGTTGCGCTCTTTCCAAAGCGCTGCGGCTGCTAAGAGTTAAGGCAATACTACTCGGTTAAGCGTTTTTAACTCAAAACTTGTTTTGGGGAAAGGGTAAAAGGTTAAGGGTTAAAGGTTTTTTCTTTACCTTTTCCCATTCCCCTTTTTCCCCTTAACCGACAAGTATTGCAACACATCCTACAAACTACAAAATGCTTAATCACGACGCATAGCTAGTAACTCTTGGGGAGAGGCTAAGAGTTTAATTTTGGTTTCTACAATTTGGCGTTGTTGATTGAGAATAAATAACCAAGTAACATTAACACCACACCAGGATGTAAAAGCTTTTCCTGCTACCTGGACTTGAATTTGCTCGTTTGGCAAAATCTCAATAATTCCTTGTTGTGGTTCGGCTTTAATACCTTGAGCTTCTTGTTTTAGATAAGTTGCGATCGCAACTGGCCCCACCAAACCAGATTCAAAGGGTGGATACATAATACCATCCTCAGCAAACAAGGCAGCTGTTGCCGCAAAATCTCCAGCGTTCAAAGCCTGAAAGTAATTGAGAATAATGGGTTCTGTAATTCCCTCAATGGAGAATTCTTCGATTTGTGTTGTTGCTTTCAATTCAGCAGCTGTCATAAAATTACCTTGGTTTAGGCTAGCTGAACATCAATATTCATGCCAAAAGCAGCTAAAAGAAAGCTGCTTTTGGTATATATTTCTGGCTTTTGCCTAAGTATTTCTTTAGATGGAGTCCAACAACTCGTAATTACGAATTATTAGAGCCTTAGTCAGCAAAAGGGTCAATACCCATATCAGAAACTACCTTGCGGAGAACTGTGATTTGTTGACCAAAATCTAAACCTATGATTGTGCTTAATACTTGTGAACCATCACGAGATATTTGATAGCCAGCAGGTACAGGTACAACTATTCCTTTAACCATTAATTCTGATAATTCATACCAGAAAGCCAACTTAGTATTAATACCCAGAACGCCATAAGAACGAGAAAATTGAGTATTTCTTTTAGCAGCAAGGTCGCGCATTACTTCTAGCTG contains:
- a CDS encoding nuclear transport factor 2 family protein, which codes for MTAAELKATTQIEEFSIEGITEPIILNYFQALNAGDFAATAALFAEDGIMYPPFESGLVGPVAIATYLKQEAQGIKAEPQQGIIEILPNEQIQVQVAGKAFTSWCGVNVTWLFILNQQRQIVETKIKLLASPQELLAMRRD
- a CDS encoding orange carotenoid protein N-terminal domain-containing protein, whose product is MTFTSDSASTSFSSAFNYSTQPGDVVSSSIAVFKSLSVEDQLAVLWYAYTEMGRSITPAATGAARLQFAEGLLQQIKQMSHAQQLEVMRDLAAKRNTQFSRSYGVLGINTKLAFWYELSELMVKGIVVPVPAGYQISRDGSQVLSTIIGLDFGQQITVLRKVVSDMGIDPFAD